A genomic stretch from uncultured Pseudodesulfovibrio sp. includes:
- a CDS encoding ABC transporter substrate-binding protein has product MKRIRLTLAVITVTLFSVMLAGCSEENKDSLTRVKEAGEIRFAMSGGYPPFNFYNDNNELVGFDVDVAREVSKRLNVELKPVTTEWSGIIEGLRSGVYDGILGSMAVTEKRLEVVNFSTPYYYSGAQLLIKNGASYTAPDQLKNKTIGVVTGTTFATDAEQLGAGDVKLYKDDTHTLTELNNGVVDGVITDRVVGVNALNSGKFDIALLGMPLRSEDIAVAFRKGDDTLLSQINTILTAMHTDGTLSQLSKKWLKTDITVQ; this is encoded by the coding sequence ATGAAACGAATTCGTCTTACACTGGCCGTTATCACGGTCACGCTCTTCTCGGTCATGCTTGCCGGTTGTTCGGAAGAAAACAAAGATTCACTGACTCGCGTCAAGGAAGCCGGAGAAATCCGTTTTGCCATGAGCGGTGGTTACCCGCCTTTCAACTTTTACAATGACAACAACGAACTCGTCGGTTTTGATGTCGATGTTGCCCGGGAAGTATCCAAACGGCTCAACGTCGAACTCAAGCCTGTGACCACCGAATGGAGCGGCATTATCGAGGGACTGCGTTCCGGTGTTTACGACGGCATCCTTGGCAGCATGGCGGTCACAGAAAAGCGGCTTGAAGTCGTCAATTTCTCCACTCCATATTATTATTCCGGAGCCCAGTTGCTCATCAAGAATGGAGCTTCATACACAGCGCCAGATCAGCTCAAGAACAAGACAATCGGCGTGGTCACAGGAACAACCTTCGCCACCGATGCCGAGCAACTCGGTGCAGGGGATGTGAAACTCTACAAGGACGACACCCACACCCTGACCGAACTGAACAACGGAGTCGTTGATGGCGTTATCACCGACCGCGTCGTCGGCGTAAACGCCCTGAACAGTGGAAAATTCGACATAGCCCTGCTCGGAATGCCGTTACGCAGTGAAGATATTGCCGTTGCCTTTCGCAAAGGCGACGATACTCTGCTCTCGCAGATCAACACCATTTTGACAGCCATGCACACAGACGGAACCCTCTCGCAACTGAGCAAGAAGTGGCTCAAGACTGATATCACTGTTCAATAG
- a CDS encoding PAS and helix-turn-helix domain-containing protein → MSNRTTVTPTFSDPGDVVDAWNDTIFFADEHGKVLESRGVQLNYLPAMNRKGIPFWEVLSLETVSLEDTLRKFSPLNIHEISCNDDWSFLLRIIPLPSTVYAQEGYVVIATDNRPMEALYENYEERLEDNISGWSDSITLFNAFFDTALDSTFLIDEAGLILAANTTAQEQHAQSEQRLTGEDVRTLFGKRFHTPLRNAMNTLKAKELWTEAVVAIDGEGDGFPAEATLRKIVFTDYSLYQLILHDLTAHVELKEDLQEKKAEVKEKEIALRQVIKSVEEERKEMREQLTNQVKKRMLPALERITTSDTAEVREGYKNVIEEQLVDLASESSGEFDSELLRLSPREMEICQLIQLGRSGKDIAQLLNMAFETVQTHRKNIRKKLGLRGRKASLFTYLRQKPSLS, encoded by the coding sequence ATGAGTAACAGAACAACAGTAACTCCCACGTTTTCGGATCCAGGCGATGTGGTTGACGCTTGGAACGACACGATTTTCTTTGCAGACGAGCATGGCAAGGTACTTGAATCAAGAGGCGTCCAGCTCAATTATCTCCCCGCAATGAACCGGAAAGGCATTCCCTTCTGGGAGGTTCTGTCCTTGGAGACAGTCTCGCTTGAGGACACCTTGCGAAAATTCTCGCCACTGAACATTCATGAAATATCCTGCAATGATGACTGGAGTTTCTTACTCAGAATCATCCCTCTTCCTTCTACAGTCTATGCTCAGGAAGGATACGTTGTTATCGCAACCGACAACCGTCCGATGGAAGCTCTCTATGAAAACTATGAAGAACGGCTTGAAGACAATATTTCCGGTTGGTCGGATTCCATCACCCTGTTCAACGCTTTTTTTGATACCGCCCTGGATTCAACCTTTCTCATCGACGAGGCGGGACTCATCCTTGCGGCCAACACCACGGCTCAGGAACAACACGCGCAGTCAGAACAACGACTGACCGGAGAAGATGTCAGGACACTCTTCGGCAAACGTTTTCACACACCGCTTCGCAACGCCATGAACACACTCAAAGCCAAGGAGCTGTGGACTGAAGCCGTGGTCGCCATCGATGGTGAGGGCGACGGTTTTCCAGCTGAGGCGACCCTTCGCAAGATCGTTTTTACCGATTATTCCCTGTATCAACTCATTCTTCACGACCTGACGGCACACGTTGAACTCAAGGAAGATCTGCAGGAAAAAAAGGCCGAAGTAAAAGAAAAGGAAATTGCGTTGCGACAGGTCATCAAATCCGTTGAGGAAGAACGCAAGGAAATGCGGGAACAATTGACCAACCAGGTCAAGAAACGAATGCTCCCGGCACTGGAACGCATCACAACGTCTGACACCGCTGAAGTGCGCGAAGGGTACAAAAACGTCATCGAAGAGCAACTCGTGGACCTTGCCAGCGAATCATCCGGGGAATTCGATTCCGAACTGCTGCGACTCTCCCCGCGCGAAATGGAAATTTGCCAACTCATACAACTGGGTCGAAGCGGCAAAGACATAGCACAGCTTCTCAACATGGCATTCGAAACCGTCCAGACTCACCGAAAGAACATTCGCAAAAAACTCGGCCTACGAGGAAGAAAAGCCTCACTTTTCACCTACCTGCGCCAAAAGCCATCGCTGTCCTGA
- a CDS encoding cytochrome c3 family protein has translation MDNAGGRVIFAHLTHVKDYGYECADCHHDDIGRAFPVACGNCHPVEFGEKFRSEHGRRFADDIACLRCHVERPSGPLVAEERPIIEDIPLRADAFHQQCMQCHEENGGPYGDDTCHECHAR, from the coding sequence ATGGACAATGCCGGAGGGCGGGTCATTTTCGCTCATCTCACTCATGTGAAAGATTATGGGTATGAATGTGCGGATTGCCATCATGACGATATTGGTCGGGCTTTCCCCGTTGCCTGCGGGAATTGCCATCCCGTGGAATTTGGAGAGAAATTCCGGTCTGAGCACGGAAGGCGGTTCGCTGATGACATTGCATGTTTGCGTTGTCATGTCGAAAGACCATCCGGTCCTCTTGTGGCGGAAGAAAGACCTATTATTGAAGATATCCCTCTCAGGGCTGATGCCTTCCATCAACAATGCATGCAATGCCATGAAGAGAACGGCGGCCCATATGGTGACGATACCTGCCATGAATGCCATGCGAGGTAA
- a CDS encoding 4Fe-4S dicluster domain-containing protein — MLRINYSLKSDSRQPITDVPMPAELNMRIRNLVLKTGKGKQVECGEIIAEHPSQSGGASHAAASGRTQVVNYHHLTIQCDGEGRSVSPVDVASMGPGKQLLRTLQRLGIDVTPLGRASLLVVNGLNPEPGISVAGYLLENEREVLKVGLKLAKKLIVPVRTVLAAPSSSCFLTGTETMKVKPKYPASLNVLTVKAVTGKEYPENTQVMSLMDLYELGRVALTGLPLTSTIMTIKGHNYRVPIGTPIRHLLGIMDIPVSNGDTVILGGPFRGEAVYCLDEGVSKRSYGLFVISRGEFPPIEDATCINCGECVLNCPGRIQPNLISRYAEFEMFEMAEKHGLHSCLECGLCSFNCTARRPLLQYIRLAKEQLLSSGRTPTQA, encoded by the coding sequence ATGCTTAGAATCAACTATTCTCTCAAGTCGGATTCCAGACAACCCATCACCGATGTACCGATGCCGGCAGAACTCAATATGCGAATACGCAATCTTGTTCTTAAAACCGGCAAGGGAAAACAGGTTGAGTGCGGCGAAATTATTGCCGAACATCCATCCCAGTCAGGTGGGGCGTCTCATGCTGCTGCTTCTGGCAGGACTCAAGTCGTCAATTACCATCATCTGACAATACAATGTGATGGTGAAGGTCGTTCAGTCTCGCCCGTAGATGTCGCATCCATGGGGCCGGGCAAACAGCTTCTGCGAACTCTGCAACGGCTTGGCATTGATGTTACGCCACTGGGGAGGGCCAGTCTTCTGGTTGTCAACGGGTTGAACCCGGAGCCTGGCATCTCCGTTGCCGGATATCTTTTGGAGAACGAGCGTGAAGTCTTGAAAGTGGGACTCAAGCTCGCAAAAAAACTCATTGTTCCAGTGAGGACTGTACTGGCTGCCCCGTCTTCTTCCTGCTTTTTGACTGGGACGGAAACAATGAAGGTTAAACCGAAATACCCGGCCTCTCTCAACGTCCTGACCGTTAAAGCTGTCACAGGCAAGGAATACCCCGAAAATACACAGGTCATGAGTCTCATGGATCTCTATGAACTGGGACGTGTGGCGCTTACAGGCCTTCCGTTGACATCAACTATCATGACCATCAAAGGCCATAATTACCGTGTACCGATCGGTACGCCCATCAGGCACTTGCTTGGCATTATGGATATCCCGGTTTCAAACGGCGATACGGTCATACTGGGTGGCCCGTTTCGTGGTGAGGCCGTCTATTGCCTCGATGAAGGGGTGAGTAAGAGGTCTTATGGCCTTTTCGTGATTTCTCGTGGGGAATTCCCACCGATCGAAGATGCCACGTGCATCAACTGCGGTGAATGTGTGCTGAATTGTCCTGGGCGAATTCAACCCAATCTTATCAGCCGGTATGCGGAATTCGAGATGTTCGAAATGGCCGAAAAACATGGTTTGCACAGTTGCCTTGAGTGCGGGCTGTGTTCCTTCAACTGTACGGCCAGAAGACCATTGCTTCAATATATCCGTCTCGCCAAGGAACAATTGCTGTCTAGTGGGCGGACACCAACACAGGCGTGA
- a CDS encoding RnfABCDGE type electron transport complex subunit D has protein sequence MSSPVVKAMSNIAIRLTVSPAPHWRSRRTIHKMMQAHLLAILPAVLMSVYMFGLQSMAVVGLAGSVAVITEVLCLKLQGREVNVDNFTALYEGILFAFLLPATAPWWLVSVGAILTIVLGRAVFGGYGTNPVCAPLVAWAFCRLSWPAAMDIDLNLSHFLINAPLDQLKYFGVQSLSQFNYMELFLGKQLGGLGSSQVVALLAGGLYLLGTGWLRAFIPVAFFIGVGAASSVFWLIDPTFYADPMFHLLAGSTVFGAFFLAPDVASSPVGMLPQVLFGFIAGGMVVIIRVYGVYPDGVPFAIMLANLLSPLLDNVRPKPFGGK, from the coding sequence ATGAGTTCCCCTGTAGTTAAGGCGATGTCAAACATTGCCATTCGGTTGACGGTGTCGCCAGCCCCGCATTGGCGCAGCAGGCGCACCATACACAAAATGATGCAGGCGCATTTGCTGGCGATTCTCCCTGCCGTCTTGATGTCGGTGTATATGTTTGGCCTTCAGTCCATGGCTGTTGTCGGTCTGGCTGGTTCAGTGGCTGTCATTACTGAAGTGCTCTGTCTGAAGTTGCAGGGACGCGAAGTCAATGTGGATAACTTTACTGCTTTGTACGAAGGGATCCTTTTTGCCTTTCTTCTTCCGGCCACGGCCCCATGGTGGCTGGTTTCTGTCGGGGCTATTTTGACGATTGTGTTGGGACGTGCCGTTTTCGGCGGATACGGTACCAATCCTGTTTGTGCGCCGCTTGTGGCGTGGGCCTTTTGTCGTCTTTCATGGCCTGCGGCCATGGATATTGACTTGAATCTCTCGCATTTCCTTATCAATGCGCCTTTGGATCAGCTCAAATACTTCGGAGTACAGAGTCTCTCCCAATTTAATTATATGGAACTGTTCTTAGGGAAACAACTCGGGGGTCTTGGCTCCTCGCAGGTAGTCGCGCTCCTGGCTGGCGGTCTCTACCTTCTTGGGACCGGCTGGCTTCGCGCCTTTATTCCGGTGGCATTTTTCATCGGCGTTGGTGCAGCCTCCAGTGTGTTCTGGCTTATCGATCCAACTTTTTATGCGGACCCCATGTTTCATTTGCTTGCCGGTTCCACGGTTTTCGGAGCATTTTTCCTGGCCCCGGACGTAGCCTCAAGTCCTGTTGGAATGCTGCCTCAGGTCCTTTTCGGCTTCATTGCAGGTGGTATGGTTGTCATCATTCGGGTTTATGGGGTTTACCCTGACGGTGTGCCGTTTGCGATTATGCTTGCGAACCTGCTCAGTCCGTTGTTGGACAACGTCCGGCCCAAGCCCTTTGGAGGCAAATAG
- a CDS encoding RnfABCDGE type electron transport complex subunit G, with protein MREIIHMLVVLSVICASSGALLVNLKQSTKDQIEQQVLTYVQGPALLSVLENHDNNPIAERVTIDGVTVFPALRDGKLVGVAVETFAPGYSGDIGVMVGFDVQKDELLGIGITTQTETPGLGTRITAPSFVAKFKSHGLESMNLTSKGGDIDGISGATYSSVGTVDAVRRAIELYQSIKPKISTQWANS; from the coding sequence ATGCGTGAAATCATTCATATGCTCGTGGTGTTATCTGTTATCTGTGCCAGTTCCGGTGCGCTTCTGGTCAATTTGAAACAGAGTACGAAAGATCAGATCGAGCAACAGGTTCTTACCTATGTGCAAGGCCCGGCCCTTCTCTCCGTTTTGGAGAATCATGACAATAACCCTATCGCGGAGCGGGTGACCATAGACGGAGTGACCGTGTTTCCGGCTTTGCGGGACGGAAAGCTCGTTGGCGTGGCTGTAGAGACGTTCGCCCCTGGATACTCCGGTGATATCGGCGTGATGGTGGGGTTTGACGTTCAAAAGGATGAACTGCTCGGCATCGGTATTACAACTCAGACGGAAACACCGGGGCTGGGGACGCGCATTACAGCGCCTTCATTTGTCGCCAAGTTCAAATCACACGGGCTGGAGTCGATGAATCTGACGTCCAAAGGCGGCGATATCGACGGGATATCTGGTGCGACCTATTCATCTGTCGGCACTGTGGATGCCGTGCGTCGGGCGATAGAGCTCTATCAGTCCATAAAACCAAAAATCAGCACACAATGGGCGAACTCATAG
- a CDS encoding electron transport complex subunit E — protein sequence MHRIIKEFVKGLWAELPPFRVLLGLCPTLAVTSSAENGLGMGVAVVAVLTLSNLIVSALRKIIPPKVRIACFIVIAASLVVAVELLMQAYAYPLYQKLGIFVPLIVVNCLILGRAEAFASKNGMLVSVADALGMGIGFTLSLTFLGAFREVLGLGTVFGFPVLWQSFEPAGLMVMAPGAFIALGFILAGMNALGKCLSRKREVVPARLDSTCSQCGACGFQAEK from the coding sequence ATGCATCGTATCATCAAGGAATTTGTAAAAGGCCTGTGGGCGGAATTACCGCCATTTAGAGTGCTTCTCGGCCTGTGCCCGACCTTGGCCGTAACGTCCTCTGCTGAAAACGGTCTCGGCATGGGAGTGGCGGTAGTCGCGGTTTTGACCCTGTCCAATCTTATTGTTTCCGCGTTGCGTAAAATCATTCCGCCCAAAGTGCGTATCGCGTGTTTTATCGTCATTGCGGCGTCTCTGGTGGTCGCAGTTGAATTGCTCATGCAGGCTTATGCCTATCCACTGTACCAAAAACTCGGTATTTTTGTGCCTTTGATCGTTGTGAACTGTCTTATTTTGGGGCGGGCCGAAGCGTTTGCATCCAAAAACGGCATGCTTGTTTCCGTTGCCGATGCTCTGGGCATGGGAATCGGTTTCACTCTGTCTTTGACGTTTCTGGGGGCTTTCCGTGAAGTATTGGGACTCGGCACAGTCTTCGGCTTTCCGGTTCTCTGGCAGTCCTTTGAACCCGCCGGTCTTATGGTCATGGCTCCGGGGGCGTTTATTGCGTTGGGATTCATTTTGGCGGGCATGAATGCCCTTGGCAAATGCCTTAGTCGAAAAAGAGAAGTTGTCCCGGCACGTCTGGACTCAACCTGCTCGCAATGCGGTGCCTGTGGTTTTCAGGCTGAAAAGTAG
- a CDS encoding RnfABCDGE type electron transport complex subunit A — protein MEYFILFISAIFINNIVLVQYLGTCPFMGTSKSTDVAMGMGGAVIFVMLMATALTWPLQQYVLKPYGIEYLQTILFILVIASLVQFVEMFLKKLIPPLYSSLGLFLPLITTNCAVLGVAIMVQRSEFSFVKAMVYSLASGAGFIIALVIISSIRERADIAPVPSVFKGVPIALITAGIMSLAFFAFKGMAA, from the coding sequence ATGGAATATTTCATCCTTTTTATTTCAGCGATTTTTATCAATAACATAGTCCTTGTTCAGTATCTTGGAACCTGCCCGTTCATGGGGACTTCCAAGTCCACTGACGTTGCCATGGGCATGGGAGGAGCGGTCATATTCGTCATGCTTATGGCCACCGCGCTGACATGGCCTTTGCAGCAATATGTGCTCAAGCCCTACGGGATCGAATATCTCCAGACCATACTGTTCATTTTGGTCATTGCATCTCTGGTGCAGTTCGTTGAGATGTTTCTGAAAAAGCTCATCCCGCCGCTGTATTCTTCATTGGGTTTGTTTCTTCCCCTTATTACTACCAATTGCGCCGTACTGGGTGTGGCCATCATGGTTCAACGCAGTGAATTCTCGTTTGTGAAGGCTATGGTCTACTCACTTGCTTCGGGAGCGGGTTTCATTATCGCGCTGGTTATTATTTCGTCTATCCGGGAAAGAGCGGATATCGCTCCTGTTCCGTCTGTTTTCAAAGGGGTTCCCATTGCCTTGATAACGGCCGGCATAATGTCTTTGGCCTTTTTTGCCTTCAAGGGCATGGCGGCCTGA
- a CDS encoding FAD-dependent oxidoreductase has product MVTSSILILFVAGLCAAAVLAVASKVLHVEEDPLIAEVEACLPGANCGGCGYPGCSAAAKGIVEGDALPTICVAGGNEIAEQIARVMGADVTFKEPKVAHNICRGGSRANRIFDYEGIHDCRAEALLYGGDKICGLGCIGMGTCVKVCAFDALRLNSDNLPVVDMNACRSCGKCAEVCPTGAIRLSGMTQDLLHLNKGDDCLAPCMQKCPAQVDVSVYINQLKRGDMRGALLTIKERNPLPLTVGRLCPAPCETICRRNIVGEGVAIHTLLRFVADWEMDSGVRVKVDCNPPTGHRVAIIGSGPAGLSCAYFLRRIGHEPVIFERREQVGGMLRGVIPEYRLPRKVVDWEVQSILDLGITVKNGVEFGKDFTLSDLESEGYEAIFIATGAWKVPPLDIENSNVTGIVSAVDFLVNVDRKTTALKGKKVVVIGNSNTAMDVVSSCVRLGSEVHVLIPCIQRKMSANKNEVKRASEIGGNLLYLTSPTRILAENGKMTGIEYCELQYDDPQKATGKAKPIKGTEKILTADLLVVATDRIVDESPFKDQNGEFLFSMDSKSGGIKSDPTTLQTDIPHVFAGGEVHTGRNIIIQAVADGRRAARAIHYFVSQGDIPDSENPQLRIIPETILKDMHVTYTIPRINVPEITVEERKSTFREEVKGGITYEAARKEASRCLRCGLTCYDSEAGAEYAVDADVKKFCEMGRE; this is encoded by the coding sequence ATGGTTACCTCTTCGATTCTTATATTGTTTGTAGCGGGACTCTGTGCAGCGGCTGTCCTGGCTGTTGCTTCCAAAGTCCTCCATGTGGAGGAAGATCCTCTGATTGCCGAGGTTGAAGCCTGTCTTCCCGGAGCGAACTGCGGAGGCTGCGGGTACCCCGGGTGTTCGGCTGCGGCGAAAGGCATTGTGGAAGGTGATGCCTTGCCAACTATCTGTGTGGCCGGTGGCAACGAAATAGCGGAGCAAATTGCCAGGGTCATGGGGGCTGATGTCACTTTTAAAGAGCCGAAAGTTGCCCATAATATTTGCAGAGGCGGCTCCCGTGCGAATCGCATATTTGATTATGAGGGCATTCACGACTGCCGGGCTGAAGCACTGCTTTATGGCGGTGACAAGATCTGTGGTTTGGGTTGTATCGGCATGGGAACCTGCGTCAAAGTTTGTGCTTTTGATGCGCTTCGTCTTAACAGTGACAACCTTCCGGTCGTGGACATGAACGCTTGCCGCTCTTGCGGAAAGTGCGCTGAAGTATGTCCTACGGGAGCGATCCGTCTCAGCGGTATGACTCAGGATCTGCTCCACCTGAACAAAGGGGATGATTGTCTGGCCCCATGTATGCAGAAATGTCCGGCTCAGGTCGATGTCAGCGTTTATATCAATCAATTGAAACGGGGTGATATGCGTGGAGCCTTATTGACCATCAAAGAACGGAATCCGCTCCCCCTGACAGTTGGGCGTCTTTGCCCTGCCCCCTGTGAAACCATTTGTCGCCGTAACATCGTAGGTGAAGGCGTAGCGATTCATACCCTGCTTCGTTTTGTCGCTGACTGGGAAATGGATTCTGGCGTACGTGTCAAGGTGGATTGCAATCCGCCTACCGGACATCGCGTGGCAATCATTGGAAGTGGGCCTGCCGGGCTTTCCTGTGCATATTTCTTGCGCCGTATCGGGCATGAACCAGTCATTTTTGAAAGACGGGAACAGGTTGGCGGCATGTTGCGAGGCGTTATCCCCGAATATCGGCTCCCCAGAAAGGTCGTTGATTGGGAAGTACAGTCCATACTCGACCTTGGAATAACAGTTAAAAATGGTGTTGAATTTGGCAAAGACTTCACCCTGAGTGACCTTGAAAGTGAAGGGTATGAGGCTATTTTCATTGCCACCGGAGCGTGGAAAGTTCCTCCGTTGGATATTGAGAACAGCAATGTCACGGGCATCGTCAGTGCGGTCGACTTTCTGGTAAATGTGGACAGAAAGACTACAGCGCTCAAAGGAAAAAAAGTTGTGGTTATCGGCAACAGCAATACAGCCATGGATGTGGTGAGCAGTTGCGTACGCCTTGGCAGTGAGGTCCATGTCCTTATTCCGTGCATTCAGCGGAAAATGTCCGCCAACAAGAATGAAGTGAAACGGGCCTCCGAAATTGGTGGAAACCTGCTCTATTTGACGAGCCCGACCCGCATTCTTGCTGAGAATGGGAAAATGACGGGTATAGAATATTGTGAGTTGCAATATGATGATCCGCAAAAGGCGACCGGCAAAGCCAAGCCGATCAAGGGAACGGAAAAAATACTCACCGCAGACTTGCTTGTGGTCGCTACGGACAGGATTGTCGACGAGTCTCCGTTCAAGGATCAGAATGGTGAGTTCCTGTTCAGTATGGATTCAAAAAGCGGTGGCATCAAAAGTGATCCAACGACGCTGCAAACCGACATCCCGCATGTTTTTGCCGGGGGAGAGGTACATACTGGGCGTAACATAATCATTCAGGCCGTGGCTGATGGGCGTCGTGCGGCTCGCGCCATTCATTATTTTGTTTCCCAAGGGGATATCCCTGATTCTGAAAATCCGCAGTTGCGCATTATCCCGGAGACAATCCTCAAGGATATGCATGTTACGTATACTATTCCTCGCATCAACGTTCCAGAAATAACAGTTGAAGAACGAAAATCGACGTTCAGGGAAGAGGTCAAAGGCGGTATTACGTATGAGGCAGCCCGCAAGGAAGCCAGCCGTTGCCTGCGGTGTGGGCTCACCTGTTACGACTCTGAGGCCGGTGCGGAATATGCGGTTGATGCCGATGTGAAAAAGTTTTGCGAGATGGGCAGGGAGTGA
- a CDS encoding FAD:protein FMN transferase, whose product MGKKQFSRRDMLRIAGTLALGTACLPTTVSAAIHMVDSVRLDDKRYKVSETRFLMGTFVSVTAVHESEEAAWLASDKAFGEIDRLCLIFDRHKTDTPISLLNTTGRLGDVSPELLVVAKKAIDFSRVSGGAFDSTVLPVVSMLESNAPLHGRLSLSDKNVIEALDLVDSEAVSLSSREIRFEKQGMGMTLDGIGKGFIVDRASDVLVANGVTNHLINAGGDIRSRGRLSSEHPWTIAIEDPAKKGHYPAVIELEDAAVATSGGYEVYYDRQRSSHHVINPRTARSPMQSVSVSVTAPTAMEADVMSTAAFVMPPKSGIRFINNQKGSEGLIVGHSGNDLGSRNWGCLLKKGILAVL is encoded by the coding sequence ATGGGTAAAAAACAATTCAGTCGCAGAGACATGCTGCGGATTGCCGGAACACTCGCTTTGGGAACGGCTTGTCTGCCGACCACTGTCTCAGCGGCAATACATATGGTTGATTCTGTTCGACTGGATGATAAACGGTATAAGGTCAGTGAAACGCGCTTTCTGATGGGAACGTTTGTGTCGGTGACCGCAGTCCATGAGTCGGAAGAGGCGGCTTGGCTGGCTTCCGACAAGGCGTTTGGAGAAATCGATCGCCTTTGTCTGATTTTTGATCGGCATAAAACCGATACACCCATTTCTTTGCTGAACACGACTGGCAGGTTGGGAGACGTTTCTCCTGAATTGCTTGTGGTGGCAAAAAAAGCCATTGATTTTAGCAGAGTGTCTGGCGGAGCGTTCGATAGCACCGTTTTGCCGGTTGTGAGCATGTTGGAAAGCAATGCACCTTTGCATGGCAGACTCTCTCTTTCCGATAAAAATGTCATTGAGGCGTTGGATCTTGTGGATTCCGAAGCGGTCAGCCTGTCTTCGCGTGAAATTCGATTTGAGAAGCAGGGCATGGGCATGACGCTGGACGGTATCGGCAAGGGATTCATCGTGGATCGGGCCTCGGATGTTCTCGTTGCGAACGGCGTGACAAACCATCTGATAAATGCAGGTGGAGATATCCGGTCCCGAGGGAGACTTTCCAGTGAACATCCATGGACTATCGCCATTGAAGACCCTGCAAAAAAAGGTCACTACCCGGCTGTCATCGAATTGGAAGACGCAGCCGTGGCTACATCCGGGGGCTATGAAGTGTATTATGACAGGCAGCGTTCCAGTCATCACGTCATCAATCCGCGCACTGCGCGTTCACCGATGCAAAGTGTCAGCGTGTCGGTCACTGCGCCGACAGCGATGGAAGCTGATGTCATGTCCACCGCTGCCTTTGTCATGCCCCCCAAATCCGGGATACGGTTTATAAACAATCAGAAGGGCAGCGAAGGCTTGATTGTCGGTCATTCAGGGAACGACCTGGGGTCACGCAACTGGGGATGCTTGCTGAAAAAGGGAATTCTTGCAGTTCTCTAA
- a CDS encoding pyruvate carboxyltransferase encodes MLIDTTLREGAQLFGAYFTTETKVQILSGLLALGVDEIEIGWVGQDDLEELVDRIRPITGNTALSIWSPCRGEDIRKAAALNVDRVNIGIPVSDLHIYKRLGTDREGLLERLAQTVLTAGILGIEYISVGLEDISRADEDFALTAGHIAREMGASRIRLADSLGILTPLKMAKLVHSFSRDLGIDLAVHCHDDFGMATGNAVTALESGAHYADCSVLGIGERSGIAATEELAAHLTLKEKSHAYETGELLELCDFVSHTAGVPIPRTKAVAGKDIFACESGIHAHALGKSPEIFEPYDPDTIGADRTVAVGGKSGRSAIRLALGENEIVYPEKRIPELVTAVRQLSWQLERPLTTQELTELTKLH; translated from the coding sequence ATGCTTATAGATACGACACTCAGGGAAGGCGCACAGTTGTTCGGTGCTTACTTCACCACAGAGACGAAGGTACAGATTCTTTCAGGGCTTCTGGCTCTTGGTGTTGATGAAATCGAAATCGGATGGGTGGGACAGGACGATCTTGAAGAACTCGTCGACCGCATCCGGCCCATAACCGGGAACACAGCCCTGAGCATATGGTCTCCCTGTCGTGGCGAAGATATCCGCAAGGCTGCCGCCCTGAACGTGGACCGGGTGAACATCGGCATTCCCGTCTCTGATCTTCATATTTATAAACGCCTTGGAACCGACCGTGAGGGGCTGCTTGAACGCCTGGCCCAGACCGTTCTCACGGCCGGAATCCTTGGTATCGAGTATATTTCCGTCGGTCTGGAAGACATTTCCCGCGCCGATGAAGATTTTGCTCTCACCGCCGGGCACATTGCCCGGGAAATGGGCGCCTCCCGTATCCGGCTCGCCGACTCCCTTGGCATCCTGACACCTCTGAAAATGGCGAAACTGGTGCACTCATTCAGCCGGGATTTGGGCATTGATCTCGCCGTGCACTGTCACGACGATTTCGGCATGGCCACCGGCAACGCCGTCACCGCCCTGGAGTCAGGCGCTCACTATGCGGATTGCAGCGTACTCGGCATCGGAGAACGTTCCGGCATTGCCGCCACGGAAGAACTTGCAGCACACCTTACCTTAAAGGAGAAAAGTCATGCGTATGAAACTGGTGAACTTCTTGAACTCTGCGATTTCGTATCCCATACTGCCGGTGTTCCGATTCCCCGCACCAAAGCGGTTGCAGGCAAGGACATCTTTGCGTGCGAATCAGGTATCCACGCCCACGCTCTCGGTAAATCACCCGAAATTTTTGAGCCATACGATCCCGACACAATCGGTGCAGACCGCACTGTCGCGGTGGGCGGAAAAAGCGGCCGGAGCGCAATCCGCCTTGCCCTTGGAGAGAATGAAATCGTCTACCCGGAAAAAAGAATCCCGGAACTTGTCACAGCGGTGAGACAACTCTCCTGGCAACTTGAACGCCCGTTAACCACACAGGAACTGACTGAACTGACAAAACTGCATTAA